A window of the Eleutherodactylus coqui strain aEleCoq1 chromosome 8, aEleCoq1.hap1, whole genome shotgun sequence genome harbors these coding sequences:
- the LOC136577818 gene encoding histone H1B-like encodes MAETAPAAAPPAAEPAAKSKKQPKKSAAGGAKKSKKSSGPGVSELIVRAVSASKERSGVSLAALKKALAAGGYDVEKNNSRLKLAVKSLVTKGSLLQVKGSGASGSFKLNKKQETKDKPAKKKPASAAKPKKPAGAKKAAKSPKKPKKAPAKSPKKAKKPAAAAAKKVAKSPKKASKPKAAPKPKKVTKSPAKKAAKPKAAKSPAKKAVKAKKSAAKK; translated from the coding sequence ATGgcagaaaccgcgccagccgccgCTCCTCCTGCCGCCGAGCCGGCTGCCAAATCCAAGAAGCAGCCGAAGAAATCCGCCGCAGGGGGCGCCAAGAAAAGCAAGAAGTCCTCCGGTCCCGGCGTGTCGGAGCTGATCGTCAGAGCCGTGTCCGCCTCTAAAGAGCGCAGCGGGGTGTCTCTAGCCGCCCTGAAGAAGGCTCTGGCTGCCGGAGGGTACGATGTAGAGAAGAATAACAGCCGCCTGAAGCTGGCCGTCAAGTCTCTGGTCACCAAGGGCAGCCTGCTCCAGGTGAAAGGCAGCGGCGCATCCGGCTCCTTCAAGCTGAACAAGAAGCAGGAGACTAAGGACAAACCGGCCAAAAAGAAGCCAGCGTCTGCGGCCAAGCCCAAGAAGCCCGCTGGAGCCAAGAAAGCGGCGAAATCTCCTAAGAAGCCCAAGAAGGCTCCGGCCAAAAGCccgaaaaaagcaaagaaacctGCAGCGGCCGCCGCCAAGAAAGTGGCCAAGAGCCCGAAGAAAGCCTCAAAGCCGAAGGCCGCCCCAAAGCCCAAGAAGGTGACGAAGAGTCCGGCTAAGAAGGCGGCCAAACCCAAAGCTGCCAAGAGTCCGGCTAAGAAGGCTGTTAAAGCCAAGAAGAGTGCGGCTAAGAAATAA